A part of Streptomyces sp. NBC_01235 genomic DNA contains:
- a CDS encoding SCO4225 family membrane protein: MNVSRRFRSLYVSATDNWLSRAYLAVVGAALAFVAFDTLFVSHPDASMAGVVPWLLTAPLSLLLTLLPDAVLDGTGSFMVLYVVGIAVSAFVNAAVLGACLHRLRPTPPRAAPTA; this comes from the coding sequence GTGAACGTCTCTCGCCGCTTCCGCTCGCTCTACGTCTCGGCGACGGACAACTGGCTCTCTCGCGCCTACCTGGCCGTCGTCGGCGCCGCGCTCGCGTTCGTCGCGTTCGACACCCTGTTCGTCTCGCACCCGGACGCCTCCATGGCCGGCGTGGTCCCCTGGCTGCTGACCGCCCCGCTGAGCCTGCTGCTCACCCTCCTGCCCGACGCCGTCCTCGACGGCACCGGCTCGTTCATGGTCCTCTACGTCGTCGGGATCGCGGTGTCCGCCTTCGTCAACGCCGCCGTCCTCGGCGCCTGCCTGCACCGGCTCCGCCCGACGCCCCCGCGCGCCGCCCCCACCGCCTGA
- a CDS encoding kinase, protein MVGTRETRLVVLRGNSAAGKSSVAAGLRDRFGRGLALVEQDNLRRVVLRERDRPGAANIGLIDAVTRYALDAGYHVVLEGLLYADRYGAMLARLREDHRGPTHGYYLDIPFAETLLRHAGKPIAHEVGEADLRDWYRDLDLLPGAVETVIGADSTLAQTVDRIMRDTGLDRLPAREN, encoded by the coding sequence ATGGTGGGAACCCGGGAGACCCGGCTGGTCGTACTGCGCGGCAACAGCGCCGCAGGCAAGTCTTCGGTGGCGGCCGGCCTGCGGGACAGGTTCGGCCGCGGCCTGGCGTTGGTCGAGCAGGACAACCTCCGCCGGGTCGTGCTGCGCGAGCGCGACCGGCCCGGTGCGGCGAACATCGGGCTGATCGACGCCGTCACCCGCTACGCCCTGGACGCCGGGTACCACGTCGTCCTCGAGGGCCTCCTGTACGCCGACCGCTACGGCGCCATGCTCGCGCGACTGCGAGAGGACCACCGCGGCCCGACCCACGGTTACTACCTCGACATCCCGTTCGCCGAAACCCTGCTGCGCCACGCCGGCAAGCCGATCGCCCACGAGGTCGGCGAGGCGGACCTGCGCGACTGGTACCGGGACCTCGATCTGCTGCCGGGCGCCGTCGAGACCGTCATCGGTGCCGACAGCACCCTCGCCCAGACCGTCGACCGCATCATGCGCGACACGGGCCTGGACCGCCTCCCTGCCCGGGAGAACTGA
- a CDS encoding phosphotransferase, which yields MQNMAVSIADTYALGAGPWTVEPVTRGALGQIWKLSGNGSSWAVKELLFGCDEGQVLREAALRNASEKLGIASPRLLPNRAGAHVSRLGPSADGSCVKLYDWVDGTRADASDPEILSWCGRTLALLHTAGAGAGGTPDSWYEQCPGEAEWAKLHEEVRRAGMPWSDALGRFIATSAAELAPHVTPSGADDLVTSHLDVQPQNVLVGRAGPVLLDWDNAGPISAGRELAQAVYVWSGGNGFDADCARRLVRAYRDAGGGPVVKGLDSFSTLFATALNYVRVQAECAIDPAVTSAQREFASGQVVAALDAVPDLTAVSRLAEALDAVG from the coding sequence ATGCAGAACATGGCCGTCTCCATCGCGGACACCTACGCACTCGGCGCCGGGCCGTGGACTGTCGAACCGGTCACCCGGGGCGCGCTGGGGCAGATCTGGAAGTTGTCCGGGAACGGCTCCTCATGGGCGGTGAAGGAGCTTCTCTTCGGCTGTGACGAAGGACAGGTTCTCCGGGAGGCGGCACTGCGCAACGCCTCGGAGAAGCTGGGAATCGCCTCGCCGCGGCTGCTGCCGAACCGCGCAGGCGCCCACGTCTCACGGCTCGGCCCCTCGGCCGACGGGTCCTGCGTGAAGCTGTACGACTGGGTCGACGGGACTCGGGCGGACGCGTCCGATCCGGAGATCCTGAGCTGGTGCGGCCGGACCCTGGCCCTCCTGCACACGGCCGGCGCGGGCGCGGGCGGGACACCGGATTCCTGGTACGAGCAGTGCCCCGGGGAGGCCGAGTGGGCGAAGCTCCACGAGGAGGTGCGGCGGGCCGGCATGCCGTGGTCGGACGCTCTGGGCCGGTTCATCGCCACGTCGGCCGCGGAACTCGCACCGCATGTCACTCCGTCCGGCGCGGATGATCTGGTGACGTCACATCTCGATGTACAGCCCCAGAACGTTCTGGTCGGCCGGGCCGGGCCGGTCCTCCTCGACTGGGACAACGCCGGACCGATCTCGGCGGGGCGAGAACTCGCACAGGCCGTGTACGTGTGGTCGGGCGGGAACGGTTTCGACGCCGATTGCGCCCGGCGACTGGTGCGGGCGTACAGGGATGCGGGAGGCGGCCCGGTCGTCAAGGGCCTGGACTCGTTCTCGACGCTGTTCGCCACGGCCCTGAACTACGTCCGCGTCCAGGCCGAGTGCGCGATCGATCCGGCGGTGACCTCGGCGCAGCGCGAGTTCGCGAGCGGTCAGGTCGTCGCGGCTCTGGACGCTGTGCCGGACCTGACGGCCGTCTCACGGTTGGCGGAGGCGCTCGATGCCGTGGGGTGA
- a CDS encoding SAM-dependent methyltransferase — translation MTTSNAARDIDTSRPHSARMYDYYLGGKDHFEVDKQAAETVAAAYPGIFVCARENRAFMHRATRVLAQEHGIRQWLDIGTGIPTEPNLHQVAQSVVPEARVVYADNDPLVLKYAERLMRSTAQGRTTYLEADVNDPDTLLNAPALAEVLDRGRPVALSLNALMHFVTDAQDPYGIVGRLLAALPSGSALALSHCTPDFDPATWQKVTDIYTGAGTPVQFRSQKDVARFFDGLDLLDPGVTVGHRWRPDSTVEATDAEVSLWTGVGIKP, via the coding sequence ATGACCACCTCGAACGCCGCGCGGGACATCGACACCAGCAGGCCGCACTCCGCCCGGATGTACGACTACTACCTCGGCGGCAAGGACCACTTCGAGGTCGACAAGCAGGCGGCCGAGACCGTCGCGGCGGCCTACCCGGGCATCTTCGTGTGCGCCCGCGAGAACCGCGCCTTCATGCACCGGGCCACCCGGGTCCTCGCGCAGGAGCACGGCATACGCCAGTGGCTGGACATCGGCACCGGCATCCCCACCGAACCGAACCTGCACCAGGTCGCCCAGTCCGTGGTCCCCGAGGCGCGGGTGGTCTACGCCGACAACGACCCGCTCGTCCTGAAGTACGCCGAACGTCTGATGCGCAGCACCGCCCAGGGCCGCACGACCTACCTGGAGGCGGACGTCAACGACCCCGACACGCTGCTGAACGCGCCCGCGCTGGCCGAGGTCCTGGACCGGGGCCGGCCCGTGGCCCTGTCGTTGAACGCCCTCATGCACTTCGTCACCGACGCCCAGGACCCGTACGGCATCGTCGGCCGTCTGCTGGCCGCGCTCCCCTCGGGCAGCGCGCTGGCCCTGAGCCACTGCACGCCCGACTTCGACCCGGCCACCTGGCAGAAGGTCACCGACATCTACACGGGCGCCGGCACGCCGGTGCAGTTCCGCTCGCAGAAGGACGTCGCCCGCTTCTTCGACGGCCTGGACCTCCTCGACCCCGGCGTCACGGTCGGCCACCGCTGGCGCCCGGACAGCACCGTCGAGGCCACGGACGCCGAGGTCAGCCTCTGGACGGGGGTCGGCATCAAGCCGTAG
- a CDS encoding DUF397 domain-containing protein, with product MDSHVHHARRAHHVHHVYNGMPAADLGEQGWESPWSGPNGGQCVQTKQLADGRVAMRQSTDPAGPALIYTPEEIAAFVAGVKRGLADHLAAG from the coding sequence ATGGACAGCCACGTCCATCACGCTCGTCGCGCTCATCACGTTCACCACGTCTACAACGGGATGCCCGCCGCCGACCTGGGCGAGCAGGGCTGGGAGTCCCCGTGGAGCGGCCCCAACGGGGGCCAGTGCGTGCAGACGAAACAGCTCGCCGACGGTCGCGTGGCGATGCGGCAGTCGACCGATCCCGCCGGTCCGGCGCTGATCTACACCCCCGAGGAGATCGCCGCGTTCGTCGCGGGCGTCAAACGGGGCCTCGCCGACCATCTCGCCGCCGGCTGA
- a CDS encoding helix-turn-helix domain-containing protein translates to MSEGRSGTGSTSAPTVLRMILGRRLQERRQNAGVSLEDAARALRVKPLTIRRLEKAEVGLKPLYVEILLALYGAARQEIEEFVALAERANAPGWWHPYRDVLPNWFSAYVSLETAARTLRTYEPHYVTGLLQTPRYARGVLGGGFPNDRDEDLRRRVDLRMRRQSLLERADAPTLWVVMEEAVLHRVVGGPEVMREQIDRLLEVSELEHVSVDVVPFTAGAHVGACAPFTYFRFEEPELPDIVYTEILSGAVYLDQRSDVAAHLEAHNRMSLLTSDTDSRSLLNRMRKEYS, encoded by the coding sequence GTGAGCGAAGGCCGTTCGGGCACGGGCAGCACCAGTGCGCCCACCGTTTTGCGCATGATCCTCGGCCGGCGGCTTCAGGAGCGGCGGCAGAACGCGGGCGTGTCGCTGGAGGACGCGGCCAGGGCTCTGCGGGTGAAGCCCCTGACCATCCGCCGTCTGGAGAAGGCGGAGGTCGGCCTCAAGCCGCTGTACGTGGAGATTCTGCTGGCGCTCTACGGGGCCGCCCGGCAGGAGATCGAGGAGTTCGTCGCCCTCGCCGAGCGGGCCAACGCGCCCGGCTGGTGGCACCCGTACCGCGATGTGCTGCCGAACTGGTTCAGCGCCTACGTCAGCCTGGAGACCGCGGCCAGGACCCTGCGCACCTACGAACCCCACTACGTGACTGGGCTGTTGCAGACCCCCCGCTACGCGCGCGGAGTCCTCGGCGGGGGCTTCCCCAACGACCGTGACGAGGACCTGCGGCGGCGTGTGGACCTGCGGATGCGCCGCCAGAGCCTGCTGGAGAGAGCCGACGCCCCCACGCTGTGGGTGGTGATGGAGGAGGCCGTGCTGCACCGGGTGGTGGGCGGGCCCGAGGTGATGCGGGAGCAGATCGACCGGCTGCTGGAGGTCTCCGAACTGGAGCACGTGAGCGTCGACGTCGTGCCGTTCACGGCCGGCGCCCACGTGGGTGCGTGCGCCCCGTTCACCTACTTCCGGTTCGAGGAACCGGAACTGCCCGACATCGTCTACACCGAGATCCTCTCCGGTGCCGTGTACCTGGACCAGCGCTCCGACGTCGCGGCGCATCTGGAGGCGCACAACCGCATGTCCCTGCTGACCTCGGACACGGACAGCAGGTCACTCCTGAACCGTATGCGCAAGGAGTACTCATGA
- a CDS encoding ATP-binding protein, with protein sequence MSPHTTSSPQPLDTWSRDRTHWLELPAHRSSVSLARRSMSERLAAWRLPGELCADTVLLVSELATNAVRHTLGTRFLCGVGLVTDGCLRLEVHDHDRTGRGLPRCEPGPDDEGGRGLLLVEQLSSAWGVDRSRLTGGNAVWATLTG encoded by the coding sequence GTGTCCCCCCACACGACTTCCTCCCCCCAGCCCTTGGACACCTGGAGCCGCGACCGGACGCACTGGCTCGAACTCCCGGCCCACCGCTCCAGCGTCTCGCTGGCCCGCCGCTCCATGAGCGAACGGCTGGCCGCGTGGCGGCTGCCGGGCGAGCTGTGCGCGGACACCGTCCTGCTCGTGTCCGAGCTGGCCACCAACGCCGTGCGGCACACGCTCGGCACCCGGTTCCTGTGCGGTGTCGGGCTCGTCACGGACGGGTGCCTGCGCCTGGAGGTGCACGATCACGACCGCACGGGCCGCGGACTGCCCCGCTGCGAGCCCGGTCCGGACGACGAGGGCGGCCGCGGACTGCTCCTCGTGGAGCAGCTCTCCTCGGCCTGGGGAGTGGACCGGTCGAGACTCACCGGCGGCAACGCGGTGTGGGCGACCCTGACAGGCTGA
- a CDS encoding PP2C family protein-serine/threonine phosphatase: protein MILDPPPRGRTPHWKGTTLRNEPHSRTDDAFPALPSPRRSAFSPAADVIGSELDLHMTGSHVVHALTPGFCEAASVHLLERWRVEEHAHVGAVAPRIEARRLALRVGPGAFEDWEGMLPVGEVIAFPRETPHARALAAGQAQVLDAVDPHTSERLIASGDVDARLGDLLSVSSFLVVPLRLRDVAIGFVTCTRGAGRAPFTPADVASVEALAARASVALDNARRFERERRIALAIRNSLPPGTAQEFGGCRTAHGCLPAGRGNLVGGDWSDVLKRPGDRVSLIVGDAMGHGPESAVAMIQLRTAVRTLAGLDISAADLIGRLDTLAGDSPGVSFATCIYAEWDARRRTCTLVGAGHPPPLLRGPDGRTAPVTLTGAGLPLGLGTGSYQETVLSVPDPALLVLYSDGLVESRDADIDQEITRLARTVDAAAAVGPVDGDDHDALPSLCRRLLHAPSGTAGADDRTLLLAELTPAGA from the coding sequence GTGATCCTTGATCCCCCGCCGCGCGGCCGGACACCCCACTGGAAAGGCACGACCCTGCGGAACGAACCGCACAGCCGCACCGACGACGCGTTCCCCGCCCTGCCCTCGCCCCGCCGGTCGGCTTTCTCCCCCGCGGCCGATGTCATCGGCTCGGAACTCGATCTGCACATGACCGGCAGCCACGTCGTACACGCGCTGACCCCGGGGTTCTGCGAAGCAGCCTCCGTGCACCTGCTGGAGCGCTGGCGTGTCGAGGAGCACGCGCATGTCGGCGCGGTCGCGCCCCGGATCGAGGCGCGCCGGCTGGCGCTGCGCGTCGGGCCGGGCGCGTTCGAGGACTGGGAGGGCATGCTGCCGGTCGGCGAGGTGATCGCCTTCCCCCGGGAGACACCCCACGCCCGCGCGCTCGCCGCCGGGCAGGCGCAGGTGCTCGACGCGGTGGACCCGCACACCTCGGAGCGGCTCATAGCCTCCGGAGACGTCGACGCCCGCCTCGGCGACCTCCTGAGCGTGTCGTCCTTCCTCGTCGTCCCCCTGCGGCTGCGGGACGTCGCGATCGGCTTCGTCACCTGCACGCGCGGGGCGGGCCGGGCTCCGTTCACACCGGCGGACGTGGCGTCCGTGGAGGCGCTGGCCGCGCGGGCCTCCGTGGCCCTGGACAACGCACGCCGTTTCGAGCGTGAGCGGCGCATCGCCCTGGCCATCCGCAACAGTCTGCCGCCCGGCACGGCCCAGGAGTTCGGGGGGTGCCGCACCGCGCACGGCTGTCTGCCCGCCGGTCGGGGCAACCTCGTCGGCGGTGACTGGTCCGACGTGCTGAAACGGCCGGGCGACCGGGTCAGTCTGATCGTCGGGGACGCCATGGGGCACGGTCCGGAGTCCGCCGTCGCGATGATCCAACTGCGCACCGCGGTCCGTACGCTGGCGGGACTCGACATCTCCGCGGCCGACCTCATAGGACGGCTCGACACGCTCGCCGGGGACTCCCCCGGCGTCTCCTTCGCGACCTGCATCTACGCCGAGTGGGACGCCCGGCGGCGCACCTGCACCCTGGTGGGCGCGGGACACCCTCCCCCGCTGCTGCGCGGCCCGGACGGCCGGACGGCCCCGGTCACGCTGACCGGAGCGGGCCTGCCCCTCGGGCTCGGCACGGGCAGCTACCAGGAGACCGTGCTGTCCGTGCCGGATCCGGCCCTGCTCGTGCTCTACAGCGACGGTCTGGTCGAGTCCCGCGACGCCGACATCGACCAGGAGATCACCCGCCTCGCGCGCACCGTGGACGCGGCCGCCGCCGTCGGGCCCGTGGACGGCGACGACCACGACGCGCTGCCGTCCCTGTGCCGTCGGCTCCTGCACGCTCCTTCCGGCACGGCCGGAGCCGACGACCGCACCCTGCTGCTGGCCGAACTGACGCCTGCCGGCGCCTGA
- a CDS encoding protein kinase domain-containing protein, with the protein MKPLRPEDPEHLGPYRLVARLGAGGMGRVYLATSSAGRTVAVKVIRPEMTEDKNFRIRFRREVAAAAAVGGVYTAPVVDAAPDDETPWLATAYVPGPTLAEAVAEHGPLPVETVLALGAGIAEALIAVHAEGLVHRDLKPSNVLLAADGPRVIDFGIVRARDGYELTGSGALFGSLDYMCPEQATGDPVGPEGDVFCLGSVLAFAASGHVPFSGAAPAALLYQVVHGSADLTLVPEPLDKIISLCHAKDPALRISPDRLSAACAPGGAEQVLTEGWLPAPVAAMIADHRAATMDLDRLAPTPTPAPAAWADVPDPEPPASGRRGSAYATVGWSAYDTAAAGDGAAGSRRALGVGGARDNAADGADGARGAGRTADSPEQEPFVIPEGPAPERSAAPVHHRAPARSRVSRRVILAATAGTALAGGAALAVRAGTGGQGVRPLGPAPEPAWIYRGGPLLQAPAVFNDGTALMKTRPGNMICLDLENGSQPKWVYQGISLSPTPVQLIYGAAVALGTGATVIGVDPAGGAEQFTLDFGQDFEFTQLLGSYDGYAVSVLGARLRRQSAEQGVATSTSAVFGVDLKARQAVVIPIDPEDVGVPLQPVITSDYFVYADGLRNVSVRSTRDGGSLRWRHQVGYDLRPGLAVLGQTVFAIGSEFIALDLSTGAVRWKAKAERGMFASLGAGGNTVYATGTDPYGVHAFNAANGSRRWFCETPRLGVDNPIAVGAHAVYVPAFENKNGFYAIDTASGRLLWNFTDGRETGVNDWQLSCDGAGHLVAQHFDRAYGLPVT; encoded by the coding sequence ATGAAACCACTGCGCCCAGAAGACCCCGAGCACCTGGGGCCCTATCGCCTCGTGGCCCGGCTCGGAGCAGGCGGTATGGGGCGGGTCTATCTGGCGACGTCGTCGGCCGGCCGCACTGTCGCGGTCAAGGTCATTCGTCCGGAGATGACCGAGGACAAGAACTTCCGTATCCGCTTCCGGCGCGAAGTGGCGGCCGCGGCCGCGGTCGGCGGTGTCTACACGGCACCCGTGGTGGATGCCGCGCCGGACGACGAGACGCCATGGCTCGCCACCGCCTACGTACCCGGCCCCACCCTGGCCGAGGCGGTCGCCGAACACGGTCCGCTGCCCGTGGAGACGGTCCTCGCGCTGGGCGCGGGTATCGCCGAGGCCCTGATCGCGGTGCACGCCGAGGGACTGGTGCACCGCGACCTCAAACCGTCCAACGTGCTGCTCGCGGCGGACGGCCCGCGCGTCATCGACTTCGGCATCGTCCGCGCCCGGGACGGCTATGAACTCACCGGCTCCGGAGCCCTGTTCGGTTCCCTCGACTACATGTGTCCCGAACAGGCCACCGGTGATCCGGTGGGGCCGGAGGGAGACGTCTTCTGCCTCGGTTCGGTGCTCGCGTTCGCCGCGTCCGGACACGTGCCGTTCAGCGGAGCCGCGCCGGCCGCCCTTCTCTATCAGGTGGTCCACGGTTCGGCCGACCTGACCCTGGTGCCCGAGCCGCTGGACAAGATCATCAGCCTCTGTCACGCCAAGGACCCGGCCCTTCGAATCAGCCCCGACCGGCTCTCCGCGGCCTGCGCTCCCGGCGGCGCCGAACAGGTGCTGACGGAGGGCTGGCTGCCCGCACCGGTGGCCGCCATGATCGCCGATCACCGGGCGGCCACGATGGACCTCGACCGCCTCGCGCCAACCCCGACCCCCGCACCGGCCGCTTGGGCCGACGTACCCGACCCGGAGCCGCCTGCGTCCGGCCGGCGCGGCTCGGCGTACGCGACGGTGGGGTGGTCGGCGTACGACACAGCCGCCGCCGGGGACGGCGCGGCCGGTTCGCGTCGCGCTCTCGGAGTGGGTGGGGCCCGTGACAACGCCGCCGACGGAGCAGATGGCGCCCGCGGCGCGGGGCGCACCGCCGACTCACCGGAACAGGAACCTTTCGTCATCCCGGAGGGACCGGCGCCGGAACGTTCCGCTGCGCCCGTTCACCACCGCGCCCCCGCACGCTCCCGTGTCTCCCGGCGCGTGATCCTCGCCGCGACCGCCGGCACGGCCCTCGCCGGGGGCGCGGCCCTCGCCGTCAGAGCAGGGACGGGCGGACAAGGGGTGCGCCCGCTCGGCCCGGCCCCCGAGCCGGCCTGGATCTACCGCGGCGGCCCGCTGCTGCAGGCCCCGGCCGTCTTCAACGACGGCACGGCCCTGATGAAGACCCGCCCCGGCAACATGATCTGCCTCGACCTCGAGAACGGCTCCCAGCCCAAATGGGTCTACCAGGGCATCAGCCTCTCGCCCACCCCCGTCCAGCTGATCTACGGCGCCGCGGTCGCGCTCGGCACCGGCGCGACGGTGATCGGCGTGGACCCGGCCGGCGGCGCCGAGCAGTTCACCCTCGACTTCGGCCAGGATTTCGAGTTCACTCAACTGCTCGGCAGCTACGACGGCTACGCCGTCTCGGTCCTCGGTGCCAGGCTGCGGCGTCAGTCGGCGGAGCAGGGCGTCGCGACCTCCACCAGCGCCGTCTTCGGCGTCGACCTCAAGGCCCGCCAGGCCGTCGTCATACCGATCGACCCGGAGGACGTCGGCGTTCCGCTGCAGCCCGTCATCACCTCCGACTACTTCGTCTACGCCGACGGACTGCGCAACGTCTCGGTCCGCTCCACCCGCGACGGCGGCAGTCTGCGCTGGCGGCACCAGGTGGGCTACGACCTCCGGCCGGGTCTGGCCGTGCTCGGCCAGACCGTCTTCGCCATCGGCTCCGAGTTCATCGCGCTGGACCTGAGCACCGGAGCGGTCCGCTGGAAGGCGAAGGCCGAACGCGGCATGTTCGCCTCCCTCGGGGCGGGTGGCAACACGGTCTACGCCACCGGCACCGACCCCTACGGCGTCCACGCCTTCAACGCGGCGAACGGCTCGCGACGCTGGTTCTGCGAGACCCCCCGCCTCGGCGTCGACAACCCGATCGCGGTGGGGGCGCACGCCGTCTACGTTCCGGCCTTCGAGAACAAGAACGGCTTCTACGCGATCGACACCGCCTCCGGCCGCCTGCTGTGGAACTTCACCGACGGCCGCGAGACCGGCGTCAACGACTGGCAGCTCTCCTGCGACGGAGCCGGACACCTCGTGGCCCAGCATTTCGACCGGGCCTACGGACTGCCCGTCACCTGA
- a CDS encoding WD40 repeat domain-containing protein produces the protein MSGQPLCRDEWKAFTPRGDTRRSGDRCAPHELTAPASPAQPDEAEQRRMPQRAAAEAAPRALTTGHRLCVAALAFSPDGRTLATGSDDRTVVLWDVRTGERVGTPPTGHADTVRSPAWSRDGRPASGAAGRCLGPQVTGSP, from the coding sequence ATGTCAGGACAACCCCTGTGCAGGGACGAGTGGAAGGCCTTCACACCTCGGGGAGACACCCGCCGAAGCGGCGACCGGTGTGCGCCGCACGAGCTCACGGCCCCCGCCTCTCCGGCGCAGCCGGACGAAGCGGAACAGCGCCGGATGCCGCAGCGGGCGGCCGCCGAAGCAGCACCACGCGCCCTGACGACGGGGCACCGGCTGTGCGTCGCCGCCCTCGCCTTCTCGCCCGACGGCCGCACCCTGGCGACCGGGAGCGACGACCGTACGGTCGTCCTGTGGGACGTCCGCACCGGCGAACGCGTGGGCACTCCGCCAACCGGTCACGCCGACACGGTCCGGTCGCCGGCCTGGTCGCGAGACGGCCGGCCGGCGTCAGGCGCTGCGGGGCGCTGCCTCGGTCCTCAGGTGACGGGCAGTCCGTAG
- a CDS encoding PmoA family protein: MGIRVSHAYGEHIAVAAADGTEILRYVYRPDPEAFEARKPYAHPVRTLGGRTVTGYRPSDHRWHKGLQMTASHLSGQNFWGGNSYVHGQGYLALPERVGSMRHDGFCEFTVDDDRLAVTEELTWVAHGGEEWARERRGLAVHSVDEEAGAWVLDWSIHLTNVRDAPLAFGSPTTAGRELAGYTGLQWRGPRDFTGGTAFAPDSDVDAGKLMGTQGPWLAFTTEHDDVDGHSTLVFAHAPENLDEKTAIHASHWFVRAEPIPTVAFSWAFFEEFELPPGESFAYRYRVVVADGAWDRDRVGTHLAGLPW; the protein is encoded by the coding sequence ATGGGCATCCGAGTCAGTCACGCGTACGGCGAGCACATCGCGGTCGCGGCGGCGGACGGGACGGAGATCCTCCGGTACGTCTACCGTCCCGACCCCGAGGCGTTCGAGGCGCGCAAACCCTACGCCCACCCGGTGCGCACCCTCGGCGGACGCACCGTGACCGGCTACCGGCCCAGCGACCACCGCTGGCACAAAGGCCTGCAGATGACGGCGAGTCACCTCTCCGGCCAGAACTTCTGGGGCGGCAACTCCTACGTCCACGGGCAGGGCTACCTCGCCCTTCCCGAGCGCGTCGGGTCGATGCGGCACGACGGCTTCTGCGAGTTCACCGTCGACGACGACCGGCTCGCCGTCACCGAGGAGCTCACCTGGGTCGCCCACGGCGGCGAGGAGTGGGCACGCGAACGGCGCGGCCTCGCCGTCCACTCCGTCGACGAGGAGGCCGGAGCCTGGGTGCTGGACTGGTCGATCCACCTCACCAACGTGCGTGACGCGCCGCTCGCCTTCGGTTCCCCGACGACCGCGGGCCGCGAGCTGGCCGGCTACACCGGCCTGCAGTGGCGCGGCCCCCGCGACTTCACGGGCGGCACCGCCTTCGCCCCCGACTCCGACGTCGACGCCGGAAAACTGATGGGCACCCAGGGGCCCTGGCTCGCCTTCACCACCGAGCACGACGACGTCGACGGCCACTCCACCCTCGTCTTCGCCCACGCGCCCGAGAACCTCGACGAGAAGACGGCGATCCACGCGTCGCACTGGTTCGTGCGTGCCGAGCCGATCCCGACGGTCGCGTTCTCCTGGGCGTTCTTCGAGGAGTTCGAGCTGCCGCCCGGCGAGTCCTTCGCCTACCGCTACCGGGTCGTCGTCGCCGACGGCGCCTGGGACCGCGACCGCGTCGGCACGCACCTGGCGGGCCTGCCGTGGTGA
- a CDS encoding cupin encodes MVSAPGPALRHPLPGAVGLSHLTAYDWEAADGVCGGSPHLHLVCTEAYVVTGGRGAVQTLSPDGYRDIPLQPGSVAWFTPGTVHRMVQGGDLRITVLMQNSGLPEAGDAVFTFPPGVLADPELYAAAATLPPGTGPETATAARRRRDLAVEGYLALREALVAGDSGPYLEFQRAAARLVRDKVPGWRELWRGGALAAAERTGSQLDALHGGDPAYLREATAYETAPTRLGGYGMCGRRDEYALPGTTLPHKPE; translated from the coding sequence GTGGTGAGCGCACCGGGGCCCGCCCTTCGGCATCCGCTGCCCGGCGCCGTCGGCCTCTCGCACCTCACCGCCTACGACTGGGAGGCCGCCGACGGCGTGTGCGGCGGCAGCCCGCATCTGCACCTGGTGTGTACGGAGGCGTACGTCGTCACCGGCGGCCGGGGCGCGGTGCAGACGCTGAGCCCCGACGGCTACCGGGACATCCCCCTGCAGCCCGGCTCCGTCGCCTGGTTCACGCCGGGCACGGTGCACCGCATGGTGCAGGGCGGCGATCTGCGCATCACCGTGCTGATGCAGAACAGCGGCCTGCCCGAGGCCGGGGACGCCGTCTTCACCTTCCCGCCCGGGGTACTCGCCGACCCAGAGCTGTACGCGGCCGCGGCGACCCTGCCACCCGGCACGGGACCGGAGACCGCGACGGCGGCGCGGCGTCGCAGGGACCTCGCCGTCGAGGGCTATCTCGCCCTGCGCGAGGCCCTGGTCGCCGGGGACAGCGGCCCGTACCTGGAGTTCCAGCGGGCGGCGGCCCGGCTGGTGCGCGACAAGGTGCCCGGCTGGCGGGAGCTGTGGCGGGGCGGCGCCCTCGCCGCCGCCGAGCGCACGGGATCCCAACTCGACGCCCTCCACGGTGGCGACCCGGCCTACCTGCGCGAGGCGACCGCGTACGAGACGGCGCCCACCCGGCTCGGCGGCTACGGCATGTGCGGACGCAGGGACGAGTACGCGCTGCCCGGGACCACGCTCCCCCACAAGCCCGAATAG